The following coding sequences are from one Arthrobacter crystallopoietes window:
- a CDS encoding thiamine pyrophosphate-dependent enzyme: MTQLTVEPADAKEQQPLLKSAGHVIVDTLVAHGVKRTYVVPGESFLDVLDGLHESDIETVVCRHEGGAAYMAEADGKMNQVPGIAMVTRGPGAANAHVGLHTAWQDSTPMVLFVGLIPFEHRDREAFQEFDIKSWFDTGAKRVMVLDHAERASEIVAEAMFAAMNGRPGPVVVGLPEDIIREQIEPTLHPEIPVAQGGMTVTDWKALKSALKDAEKPLFVVGGNDWTQEGATALSNWLEDHHIAAAAEWRCEGIVPFDSPSYVGPIGYGRPKPTYDLLEETDLLIFVGTVPGDVITDGFLVRQDWSKKNFLVTIDPSLRGRSGAVSHQIVAKPDVFVRDLVMMDLPVKPEWKTWTERMRAEQEKFAALPPAEPTAGQARMDTLMANMVRDLPEDAMVTLGAGEHTNWAHRYFPTQQYASMLSARNGSMGYSIPSAIAASLAHPGRRVVTIAGDGEFLMNGQELATAAQYGATPLVIVMDNQEYGTIRTHQERHYPERISGTQLKNPEFALMAQAFGGFGIKVENDADVPAALEAALKAIDEQKTFALIHLVVEQRVRAY; encoded by the coding sequence ATGACGCAGTTGACCGTGGAACCAGCCGACGCCAAGGAGCAGCAGCCGCTGCTGAAGTCAGCTGGGCACGTCATTGTGGACACGCTGGTGGCACACGGGGTGAAGCGCACCTATGTGGTTCCCGGCGAGAGCTTCCTGGATGTCCTCGACGGCCTGCATGAGTCCGACATCGAGACCGTGGTCTGCCGCCACGAAGGCGGCGCCGCCTACATGGCCGAGGCCGATGGCAAGATGAACCAGGTGCCCGGCATCGCCATGGTCACCCGCGGTCCTGGAGCGGCCAACGCGCACGTCGGCCTGCACACGGCATGGCAGGACTCCACCCCGATGGTCCTCTTCGTCGGGCTGATTCCCTTCGAGCACCGGGACCGCGAGGCCTTCCAGGAGTTTGACATCAAGTCCTGGTTCGATACCGGCGCCAAGCGCGTCATGGTGCTGGACCACGCCGAGCGCGCGTCCGAAATCGTCGCCGAAGCCATGTTCGCAGCGATGAACGGACGCCCGGGCCCCGTCGTCGTTGGTCTGCCGGAAGACATCATCCGCGAGCAGATCGAGCCGACGCTGCACCCCGAAATCCCCGTGGCCCAGGGCGGCATGACCGTCACCGACTGGAAGGCACTGAAGTCCGCGCTCAAGGATGCCGAGAAGCCGCTTTTTGTTGTCGGCGGCAATGACTGGACCCAGGAGGGCGCGACGGCGCTGTCCAACTGGCTGGAAGACCACCATATTGCCGCCGCCGCCGAGTGGCGCTGCGAAGGCATTGTTCCCTTCGATTCGCCGTCCTACGTGGGTCCGATCGGCTATGGCCGGCCCAAGCCAACGTACGACCTGCTGGAGGAAACGGACCTGCTGATCTTCGTCGGCACCGTGCCCGGCGACGTCATCACCGACGGCTTCCTGGTCCGCCAGGACTGGTCGAAGAAGAACTTCCTCGTCACCATTGACCCGTCGCTGCGCGGCCGTTCCGGCGCAGTATCGCACCAGATCGTGGCGAAGCCGGATGTCTTTGTCCGCGACCTCGTGATGATGGACCTGCCGGTCAAGCCGGAATGGAAGACCTGGACCGAACGGATGCGCGCCGAGCAGGAGAAGTTCGCCGCCCTGCCGCCGGCCGAGCCCACGGCCGGCCAGGCCCGGATGGACACCCTGATGGCCAACATGGTCCGCGACCTGCCCGAAGACGCCATGGTCACGCTGGGCGCCGGCGAGCACACCAACTGGGCGCACCGCTACTTCCCCACCCAGCAGTACGCCTCGATGCTCAGCGCCCGCAACGGTTCCATGGGCTACTCGATCCCGTCCGCCATTGCCGCCTCGCTGGCGCACCCCGGACGCCGTGTGGTGACCATTGCCGGCGACGGCGAGTTCCTGATGAACGGCCAGGAGCTGGCCACGGCGGCACAGTACGGTGCCACGCCGCTGGTCATCGTGATGGACAACCAGGAATACGGCACCATCCGCACCCACCAGGAGCGGCACTACCCCGAGCGGATCTCCGGAACCCAGCTGAAGAACCCGGAGTTCGCGCTGATGGCCCAGGCCTTCGGTGGTTTCGGCATCAAGGTGGAGAACGACGCCGATGTGCCCGCCGCACTCGAAGCGGCCCTGAAGGCGATCGACGAGCAGAAGACCTTCGCACTCATCCACCTCGTGGTCGAGCAGCGGGTCCGCGCCTACTAA
- a CDS encoding GntR family transcriptional regulator, whose product MAGMPNDVRPLAVRVYEQISADIISGTIEPGSALAQETVAAQYGVSRTPVRDALTQLTLEGLTTLVPGKGYIVNQLDEREIENVYEVRYALESLAVQRAAGAYTPQQLVRLKGLIDETEIVDPEDSAELFRLGRAFHLALVEPSGNDYLRGVITSIWNHPIQHRITLTYRQGPEHQAKVIHDHRRILQALRDQDIPRAVEVLAHCHDVKDPNRFEPIG is encoded by the coding sequence ATGGCCGGAATGCCGAATGATGTGAGGCCTCTGGCCGTGCGCGTCTACGAACAAATCAGCGCCGACATCATCAGCGGCACTATCGAACCGGGTTCAGCGCTGGCCCAAGAGACGGTTGCGGCACAATACGGCGTCTCCCGGACCCCCGTCCGCGACGCCCTGACGCAGTTGACCCTTGAAGGACTGACCACGCTCGTTCCGGGCAAGGGCTATATCGTCAACCAGTTGGATGAGCGCGAGATCGAGAATGTCTACGAGGTCCGTTACGCGCTCGAATCCCTCGCAGTCCAACGGGCGGCCGGCGCCTATACGCCGCAGCAGCTGGTGCGGCTCAAGGGCCTCATCGATGAAACGGAAATCGTCGATCCAGAGGACAGCGCAGAACTCTTCAGGCTTGGGCGGGCGTTCCATTTAGCCTTGGTCGAGCCCTCCGGCAACGACTACCTGCGCGGCGTCATCACGTCGATCTGGAACCATCCCATCCAGCACCGCATCACCCTCACCTACCGCCAAGGCCCCGAACACCAGGCCAAGGTCATCCACGACCACCGCCGAATCCTCCAGGCACTCAGGGACCAGGACATTCCCCGCGCCGTCGAGGTCCTGGCACACTGCCACGATGTTAAGGACCCCAATCGTTTTGAGCCGATCGGCTAA
- a CDS encoding aromatic ring-hydroxylating dioxygenase subunit alpha, protein MYVLNTWYVAAWSTEVTRKPVRRVICEQPIVLFRTQDNQAIALADRCAHRAFPLSEGRTIGDSVECGYHGFTYGPDGICTKVPAQSSIPERAKVRKYPVVEQDGWIWVWTGDPELADPADVPDTHWMVDPEWATVTHSYNFKCRADLIHDNLLDLTHESFLHKTTVGDDYIYEHGITVEVEGNVVSVDRLMPSVEAPPLYAETMDARGLFDRFHCTEFFVPNLHVLHSGITGEGKPREDGYLIKVLNGITPIDAHNSWYYYAFSRNFAVNNEQATEDLRVGLATVLDEDASALEAQEIGMQTRPEGEFDVLIAQDGGVAKARRILSALLKKEQQAKSAAGPAVRREPVAPRTA, encoded by the coding sequence ATGTATGTGTTGAACACCTGGTACGTAGCGGCGTGGTCCACTGAAGTGACGCGCAAGCCCGTTCGCCGGGTCATCTGCGAACAGCCCATCGTCCTGTTCCGCACCCAGGACAACCAGGCCATCGCGCTGGCGGATCGCTGTGCCCACCGTGCCTTCCCGCTGTCGGAAGGCCGCACCATCGGAGATTCGGTGGAATGCGGTTACCACGGTTTCACGTACGGTCCCGATGGCATATGCACGAAAGTGCCGGCCCAGTCGTCGATCCCGGAACGCGCAAAGGTGCGCAAGTATCCGGTGGTGGAGCAGGACGGCTGGATCTGGGTCTGGACCGGTGACCCGGAATTGGCGGATCCCGCCGACGTGCCCGACACGCACTGGATGGTGGATCCGGAGTGGGCCACGGTGACGCATTCGTACAACTTCAAGTGCCGGGCGGACCTGATCCATGACAACCTGCTGGACCTGACCCACGAGTCTTTCCTGCACAAAACCACCGTGGGCGACGACTACATCTACGAGCACGGCATCACGGTGGAGGTCGAGGGCAACGTGGTCAGCGTCGACCGCCTGATGCCCTCGGTGGAAGCTCCGCCGCTATACGCCGAGACGATGGACGCCCGCGGCTTGTTCGACCGCTTCCACTGCACGGAGTTCTTCGTGCCGAACCTCCATGTCCTCCACTCCGGTATCACCGGCGAGGGCAAGCCGCGCGAAGACGGCTACCTGATCAAGGTCCTCAACGGCATCACCCCGATCGATGCGCACAATTCCTGGTACTACTACGCCTTCAGCCGCAATTTCGCTGTCAACAATGAGCAAGCCACCGAGGATCTGCGCGTTGGCCTGGCCACGGTGCTGGATGAGGACGCGTCGGCGCTGGAGGCGCAGGAGATCGGGATGCAGACTCGGCCCGAGGGCGAGTTCGACGTGCTGATCGCCCAGGACGGCGGCGTTGCCAAGGCCCGGCGCATCCTCAGCGCACTGCTGAAGAAGGAACAGCAGGCGAAGTCCGCGGCGGGTCCGGCCGTTCGCCGGGAGCCGGTTGCTCCCAGGACAGCGTAG
- a CDS encoding succinylglutamate desuccinylase/aspartoacylase family protein, which yields MTAGSAVDALQRTSGTSGTALHGIEPGRPGKQLGFAGLSHSDNVYDNGLIPVPVAVISSGTGPTALLVAGTHGDEYEGQVVLHELIRSLQPEQLNGTVVIVPAANAPAVRAGTRVSPIDGGNLNRSYPGQARSGPTDQVADLIAATLLPEADVVIDLHSGGSNSTYLPSMFIYRGPDQQTWERKVSATRAMGLPYVMVVQPRLEPGSLSTAGDDAGVLALSTELGGGGTVDPVILADARRGVRSLLAHMGILAAQPGTEVQPEGTAAEPTWLELVPESPVMATAAGIFEPLVALGQRVRAGDPVARVHAIDDLERGPREYTARVDGVVAILRRPALVALGNYLLHVAPELEAPRH from the coding sequence ATGACCGCCGGCAGCGCCGTTGACGCCCTACAGCGAACGTCGGGTACATCAGGTACGGCCCTGCACGGGATCGAGCCGGGCCGGCCGGGCAAGCAGCTTGGCTTTGCCGGCCTGTCCCATTCGGACAATGTCTACGACAACGGGCTGATTCCGGTGCCTGTCGCGGTCATTTCCTCCGGGACGGGACCGACAGCGTTGCTGGTCGCCGGCACCCACGGGGACGAATACGAAGGCCAGGTGGTGCTGCATGAACTGATCCGCTCACTGCAACCGGAGCAGCTGAACGGCACGGTGGTCATCGTGCCCGCCGCAAATGCGCCGGCAGTACGGGCCGGCACCAGGGTTTCGCCGATCGACGGCGGCAACCTCAACCGCAGCTATCCGGGACAAGCGCGCAGCGGTCCCACGGACCAGGTTGCCGACCTGATCGCGGCCACGCTGCTGCCGGAGGCCGACGTCGTTATTGATCTGCACTCCGGCGGTTCCAACTCCACCTACCTTCCCAGCATGTTCATCTACCGCGGGCCGGACCAGCAGACGTGGGAGCGGAAGGTCTCCGCGACGCGGGCCATGGGGCTGCCCTATGTGATGGTGGTGCAGCCCCGCCTTGAACCTGGTTCGCTCAGTACCGCTGGCGACGACGCCGGCGTGCTGGCACTGTCCACGGAACTCGGCGGCGGAGGCACGGTGGATCCGGTCATCCTGGCTGACGCGCGGCGCGGTGTGCGCTCCCTGCTGGCCCACATGGGAATCCTGGCAGCGCAGCCCGGCACCGAGGTACAGCCGGAAGGAACGGCCGCCGAACCGACCTGGCTGGAGCTGGTGCCCGAGTCACCGGTCATGGCTACCGCTGCGGGGATCTTCGAGCCGCTGGTGGCCTTGGGCCAGCGGGTCCGGGCGGGCGATCCCGTTGCGCGGGTCCATGCCATCGATGACCTGGAGCGCGGCCCCCGGGAGTACACGGCCCGGGTGGACGGCGTCGTTGCCATCCTGCGCCGGCCGGCACTGGTCGCGCTGGGCAACTACCTGCTGCATGTAGCACCTGAACTTGAAGCACCGAGGCACTGA
- a CDS encoding ABC transporter substrate-binding protein: MRHSRQRATRSTILAGSVLLALSLSACTNASQAAPEPAGSAAPAEAAAGTEAVAVNEAARDLLPEEIRAAGTLRVASDPTYAPFEYYDTDNKTMIGYDVDFSDAIGAALGLEVEHVPATFDTILPGLASGKYDMAMSAFSITPEREKIVDFVKYLDGGSGVAVVPGNPKNISMDPMSMCGKKIAGQKGSIQSMDYLPTFSKECADAGKEPINIQNFPGQTDANLALTSGRVDAVVADSISLAYQGKEAGGQFELAAGEDYDPIPTGIALSQDAGLQAAVTEAARGILDSDYYQEIGEKWSMPDSVLLTSDALDEK; this comes from the coding sequence ATGCGTCATTCCCGTCAACGTGCCACCCGTTCAACCATCCTGGCCGGCTCCGTTCTGCTGGCCCTGTCCCTGAGCGCCTGCACCAACGCTTCCCAGGCCGCACCGGAGCCGGCCGGTTCAGCGGCACCGGCCGAGGCCGCTGCCGGCACGGAAGCCGTTGCCGTCAACGAGGCTGCCAGGGACCTGCTGCCTGAGGAGATCCGTGCCGCCGGAACTCTGCGCGTGGCCTCGGACCCGACCTACGCTCCGTTCGAGTACTACGACACCGACAACAAGACGATGATCGGCTACGACGTCGACTTCTCCGACGCCATAGGCGCCGCCCTGGGCCTGGAAGTCGAACATGTGCCGGCAACGTTCGATACCATCCTGCCGGGCCTGGCCTCCGGAAAGTACGACATGGCCATGTCGGCCTTCTCTATCACCCCGGAACGCGAGAAGATTGTCGACTTCGTGAAGTACCTCGACGGCGGCTCCGGCGTCGCCGTCGTTCCCGGAAACCCCAAGAACATCTCCATGGATCCAATGAGTATGTGCGGCAAGAAGATCGCCGGGCAGAAGGGCTCCATCCAGTCGATGGACTACCTACCCACGTTCTCCAAAGAATGTGCGGACGCCGGCAAGGAACCGATCAACATCCAGAACTTCCCGGGCCAGACAGATGCCAACCTTGCGCTCACCTCCGGCCGGGTGGACGCCGTCGTCGCGGACAGCATCTCGCTGGCCTACCAGGGCAAGGAAGCCGGAGGTCAGTTCGAACTGGCCGCCGGCGAGGACTATGATCCGATTCCCACCGGCATCGCCCTCAGTCAGGACGCCGGGCTGCAGGCAGCGGTGACCGAGGCGGCCCGTGGCATCCTCGACAGCGACTACTACCAGGAAATCGGCGAGAAGTGGAGCATGCCGGACTCTGTCCTGCTGACCTCCGACGCCTTGGACGAGAAGTAG
- a CDS encoding amino acid ABC transporter permease has protein sequence MTAVTARTEQAAATGDGYTVVKAKHPGRWLSAVVIIVIAGLLLRSVITNPNFGWDVVGLYLRDVSIGRGILVTLGLTAISMAIGIVLGVVFAVMRLSANPIVRGAAFAYVNFFRGTPVLVQLLFWFNLAALYPVITLGIPGVQLDANQLITPMTAAILGLGLNQGAYMSEIVRAGILSVDHGQTEAAEALGITRLQTMRRVVLPQAMRVIIPPTGNETIGMLKTTALVSVISVPELLYSAQIIYARTFETVPLLIVASLWYLLITSILTVGQYYLERRFARGNQRNLPPTPLQQLKRFFATHDALSLKGGKK, from the coding sequence ATGACTGCCGTGACCGCCCGAACAGAGCAAGCAGCCGCCACCGGCGACGGCTACACCGTTGTGAAGGCCAAACACCCCGGCCGGTGGCTGTCCGCCGTCGTCATCATTGTGATCGCGGGGCTGCTGCTGCGCTCCGTGATCACCAACCCCAACTTCGGCTGGGACGTCGTCGGACTCTATCTGCGCGATGTATCCATTGGCCGCGGCATCCTCGTCACCCTTGGTTTGACGGCGATCAGCATGGCCATCGGCATCGTGCTCGGCGTGGTCTTCGCAGTCATGCGGCTCTCGGCCAATCCGATTGTCCGCGGCGCCGCCTTCGCCTACGTGAACTTCTTCCGGGGCACACCGGTGCTGGTGCAGTTGCTGTTCTGGTTCAACCTGGCGGCGCTGTACCCGGTCATCACGCTCGGTATCCCCGGCGTGCAGTTGGACGCAAACCAGCTGATCACACCCATGACAGCGGCAATCCTTGGGCTCGGCCTGAACCAGGGCGCGTACATGTCCGAGATCGTCCGGGCCGGCATTCTCTCCGTGGACCACGGGCAGACGGAGGCGGCCGAGGCCTTGGGCATCACCCGGCTGCAGACCATGCGCCGGGTGGTGCTGCCGCAGGCAATGCGCGTGATCATCCCGCCCACGGGCAACGAAACCATCGGCATGCTCAAGACTACCGCGTTGGTCAGTGTGATCTCGGTGCCGGAACTGCTGTATTCCGCCCAAATCATCTACGCACGGACCTTCGAGACCGTGCCGCTGCTGATCGTCGCCAGCCTCTGGTACCTGCTGATCACTTCGATCCTGACGGTTGGCCAGTACTACCTTGAGCGGCGGTTTGCCCGCGGCAACCAGCGGAACCTGCCGCCGACGCCGCTGCAGCAGCTGAAGAGGTTTTTCGCCACCCATGACGCACTCTCCCTGAAAGGCGGAAAAAAATGA
- a CDS encoding amino acid ABC transporter ATP-binding protein, with product MTATHNVEPMVKADAICKNFGSNQVLKGIDLHVQPGEVVCLIGPSGSGKSTFLRCINHLETVDGGRMWVNGKIVGYDLKGSKLYEQSHNDVCRSRSEVGMVFQQFNLFPHMTVLENLIEAPRLVRKEKKAKAVARAMSLLEKVGLAEKAQSYPRQLSGGQQQRVAIARALCMEPQLMLFDEPTSALDPELVGEVLKVMKDLANSGMTMVVVTHEMNFARDVADRVVFMADGYVVEQGPAREVITNPQNERTKAFLASVLSEPAAA from the coding sequence ATGACGGCTACGCACAACGTTGAACCGATGGTCAAAGCCGACGCGATCTGCAAGAACTTCGGCTCCAACCAGGTGCTGAAGGGCATCGACCTGCACGTCCAGCCGGGCGAAGTGGTTTGCCTGATCGGCCCGTCCGGATCCGGGAAGAGCACGTTCCTGCGCTGCATCAACCATCTGGAAACGGTCGACGGCGGCCGGATGTGGGTGAACGGCAAGATTGTCGGCTATGACCTCAAGGGCAGCAAACTCTACGAGCAGAGCCACAACGACGTCTGCCGCAGCCGTTCCGAAGTCGGCATGGTCTTCCAGCAGTTCAACCTGTTTCCGCACATGACCGTGCTGGAGAACCTGATCGAGGCGCCGCGGCTGGTGCGGAAGGAGAAGAAAGCCAAGGCAGTGGCGCGGGCCATGTCCCTGCTGGAGAAGGTGGGGCTGGCCGAGAAGGCCCAGTCCTATCCGCGCCAGCTCTCCGGTGGCCAGCAGCAGCGGGTGGCGATCGCCCGCGCCCTGTGCATGGAGCCGCAACTGATGCTCTTCGACGAGCCGACGTCCGCCTTGGACCCGGAACTGGTGGGCGAAGTCCTGAAGGTGATGAAGGACCTGGCCAACTCCGGCATGACCATGGTGGTGGTCACGCACGAGATGAACTTTGCCCGCGACGTCGCCGACCGGGTGGTCTTCATGGCCGACGGCTACGTGGTGGAGCAGGGACCTGCCCGGGAGGTCATCACCAATCCGCAGAACGAACGCACCAAGGCCTTCCTCGCCTCGGTGCTCTCCGAACCGGCCGCGGCCTGA
- a CDS encoding PDR/VanB family oxidoreductase, whose amino-acid sequence MNEEFFDVEVRSIQRESSSVVSLRLEHPLGEELPEWKPGSHVDVLLPNGILRQYSLCSKTADRAAWRLGVLREAEGRGGSAYVHDELKPGTKIQLRGPRNNFALEAAAGYVFIAGGIGITPVLPMVRDAAERGVPWRLVYLGRSRESMAFLEEIQALGGNVEIHADDESGLYPLAELLGGLDAGTHVYACGPGPLLNVLQSIADGWEDPARFHCERFTASGESPSLLKSGNSSFVVELTDGTEIPVGPGESILQALESAGINQPNSCREGICGTCETGVLGGEIDHRDSLLSDDERAAQDTMMICVSRCKGKRLLLDL is encoded by the coding sequence ATGAATGAAGAATTTTTCGACGTCGAGGTCCGCTCGATCCAACGGGAGTCCAGCAGCGTGGTTTCGCTGCGGCTGGAACACCCGCTGGGGGAGGAGCTGCCGGAGTGGAAACCCGGATCCCATGTGGATGTCCTCCTGCCCAACGGGATTCTGCGGCAGTATTCGCTCTGCTCAAAGACAGCGGACCGGGCTGCGTGGCGTCTAGGAGTGCTGCGTGAAGCCGAAGGACGCGGCGGCTCCGCCTATGTCCACGACGAGTTGAAGCCCGGCACCAAGATCCAGCTCCGCGGGCCGCGCAACAACTTCGCGCTGGAGGCTGCGGCCGGCTATGTTTTCATCGCCGGTGGCATCGGCATCACGCCGGTGCTGCCGATGGTCCGCGATGCAGCCGAACGCGGAGTGCCCTGGCGGCTGGTGTACCTGGGCCGGAGCCGTGAGTCCATGGCGTTCTTGGAGGAAATACAGGCGCTCGGCGGGAACGTCGAAATCCACGCCGACGACGAAAGCGGGCTCTACCCGCTGGCCGAACTGCTTGGCGGGCTCGATGCGGGCACCCATGTGTATGCATGCGGGCCGGGGCCGCTGCTGAACGTGCTCCAGTCCATCGCAGACGGTTGGGAGGATCCCGCACGCTTCCACTGCGAGAGGTTCACCGCCAGTGGAGAATCCCCATCCTTGTTGAAAAGCGGAAATTCTTCCTTTGTAGTGGAACTGACTGATGGAACAGAGATCCCAGTGGGGCCAGGCGAATCGATCCTGCAAGCTTTGGAGTCTGCAGGGATCAACCAGCCGAACTCCTGCCGGGAAGGAATCTGCGGCACCTGCGAGACCGGCGTGCTGGGTGGCGAGATCGATCACCGGGACTCGCTGCTCTCCGATGACGAGCGCGCGGCCCAAGACACCATGATGATCTGCGTCTCCCGGTGCAAGGGCAAGCGCCTGCTGCTGGACCTGTGA